The Algoriphagus halophilus genome window below encodes:
- the rfbC gene encoding dTDP-4-dehydrorhamnose 3,5-epimerase, translating into MAEICKTSLPGVLEIFPKVFNDQRGYFFESFRADWLEKEHVFETWVQDNQSYSQKGTVRGLHFQREPFAQAKLVRVIQGKVLDVVVDLRKDSETFGSYYSTIMDTEKHNLLYVPRGFAHGFSVLEDAIFVYKCSNYYDKESEGGILWNDPSLQIDWMVNDPIISEKDTKWQSLEEFKVTSEGGL; encoded by the coding sequence ATGGCTGAGATTTGTAAAACCAGTTTACCTGGTGTCTTAGAAATATTTCCTAAGGTTTTTAATGATCAAAGAGGTTATTTCTTTGAATCATTCAGGGCAGACTGGTTAGAGAAAGAGCATGTTTTTGAAACTTGGGTACAGGATAATCAGTCTTATTCACAGAAAGGAACAGTAAGAGGATTACACTTCCAACGGGAACCATTTGCACAAGCAAAACTAGTTAGGGTAATTCAAGGGAAGGTCTTGGATGTGGTCGTGGATTTGAGGAAGGATTCCGAAACATTCGGGTCCTATTATTCTACTATTATGGACACTGAAAAGCATAATCTTTTGTATGTTCCAAGAGGATTTGCACATGGATTTTCAGTATTGGAAGATGCGATTTTTGTTTATAAGTGTTCCAATTATTACGATAAGGAAAGTGAAGGGGGTATTCTATGGAATGACCCAAGTCTTCAGATTGATTGGATGGTGAATGATCCGATTATTTCTGAGAAAGATACAAAGTGGCAAAGTTTAGAGGAATTCAAAGTAACTAGCGAAGGAGGATTGTAA
- a CDS encoding tyrosine-protein phosphatase: protein MGIFDLFKKKEVVFEDLDLSWMQVDMHSHLIPGIDDGSKSMEESLGLIKRLSDFGLRKIITTPHIMSEYYRNTPEIINMGLQDVRRAVKNEGIEIEIEAAAEYYMDEIFLEKVKSGEELLTFGPNHILVETGFINKPQMLLETFFQLEMAGYKPIFAHPERYQYLISDKKLLEDLVDRQISFQVNLLSLTGFYSKQVKDFAEMLLERNLVKFFGTDCHNPRYLDMLETLTRSKSYQKIKEIEILNSSL from the coding sequence ATGGGAATTTTTGATTTATTCAAAAAAAAGGAAGTAGTATTTGAAGATTTGGACCTGAGTTGGATGCAGGTGGATATGCATTCCCACCTGATTCCTGGGATTGATGATGGCTCTAAATCCATGGAGGAGTCCTTGGGGCTGATCAAACGCTTATCAGATTTTGGACTCAGGAAGATCATCACCACGCCCCATATCATGTCCGAATACTACCGGAATACCCCAGAAATTATAAACATGGGCCTTCAGGATGTTCGTAGAGCAGTAAAAAATGAGGGGATAGAGATCGAAATTGAGGCTGCGGCTGAATATTACATGGATGAGATATTCCTGGAAAAGGTAAAATCCGGAGAGGAATTACTAACCTTTGGCCCCAATCATATATTGGTGGAAACAGGATTCATCAATAAGCCTCAAATGCTTCTGGAAACTTTCTTTCAATTAGAAATGGCGGGGTACAAACCTATTTTTGCCCACCCTGAGAGATATCAATATTTAATTTCAGATAAAAAGCTTCTGGAAGACTTGGTAGATAGACAAATCAGTTTTCAAGTAAACCTTCTTTCTTTAACTGGGTTTTATTCCAAGCAAGTAAAAGATTTTGCTGAAATGCTATTAGAGCGAAACTTGGTTAAATTTTTTGGGACTGATTGCCATAACCCAAGGTACCTAGACATGTTGGAGACCTTGACAAGGTCAAAGTCCTATCAAAAGATCAAGGAAATAGAAATTCTCAATTCAAGTCTATAA
- a CDS encoding NAD-dependent epimerase/dehydratase family protein: MKIFITGITGLLGSYVAKEFASLGEIHGFKRKNSSTRLLDGVNFPIHWHEGTISDVGSIDDAIQEMDLVIHCAGMVSFLPGDEEELFEVNVRGTSNLVNCMLNAGVKKLIHVSSVSALGRNPELSVIDEEHKWVDSPLNTKYGTSKYLGELEAWRGEQEGLELIVVNPSILLGKISDERSSTSIYAHVLGNSSYYPVGSINYLDVRDASKIMRELYEKACWGDRFILNKETIKYREFFEKMAKAFGKKVPTKPVSNSLLKLGLFFLGIARMLRLSKNPLNKQTAMISQQDITFKNDKIEKLLHFKYTPIEETFLWAK, translated from the coding sequence GTGAAAATTTTTATCACTGGAATCACAGGTCTTTTAGGAAGCTATGTAGCCAAAGAGTTTGCCTCTTTGGGAGAAATACATGGTTTCAAAAGAAAGAACTCTTCTACCCGATTATTGGATGGGGTTAATTTTCCAATTCATTGGCATGAAGGCACTATTTCAGATGTGGGATCCATTGATGATGCAATTCAAGAGATGGACCTGGTAATTCACTGTGCAGGAATGGTCTCTTTTCTTCCAGGGGATGAGGAAGAACTGTTTGAAGTAAATGTTCGAGGCACTTCCAATTTGGTGAATTGCATGTTGAATGCGGGTGTTAAGAAACTAATTCACGTAAGCTCTGTGTCTGCATTGGGTAGAAATCCAGAATTAAGCGTAATTGATGAGGAGCATAAGTGGGTGGATTCACCTCTAAATACTAAATATGGTACCTCCAAATACCTTGGGGAGTTAGAAGCTTGGAGAGGAGAGCAGGAAGGGCTGGAATTGATTGTGGTAAATCCTTCTATCCTTTTAGGGAAAATAAGTGATGAGAGAAGCAGTACCTCTATTTATGCTCATGTTTTAGGAAATTCGAGCTACTATCCTGTGGGTAGTATAAATTATCTGGACGTTAGAGATGCTTCGAAAATCATGAGGGAACTTTATGAAAAGGCTTGTTGGGGAGATCGGTTTATTCTCAACAAAGAGACCATTAAATACCGGGAGTTTTTCGAAAAGATGGCGAAAGCATTTGGTAAAAAGGTCCCAACTAAACCGGTTTCTAATTCTTTATTGAAATTAGGCTTGTTCTTCCTGGGCATAGCCCGAATGTTACGCTTGAGTAAAAACCCACTGAATAAACAAACGGCAATGATTTCCCAGCAGGACATCACCTTCAAAAATGATAAAATAGAAAAGCTCCTTCATTTTAAATATACTCCGATCGAGGAGACCTTTTTGTGGGCGAAATAA
- a CDS encoding tetratricopeptide repeat protein has protein sequence MTGDHDHEWENDKKLVERFENSLKSNLELYFEEEELEDIIRYYFDQQKFLKALRASEFSLEKFPYSVEIKLLKAQCLIFNDELEEGLSILENINNISPNNEDILLALANAHILAGSPQYGIELLENFLPLAEDKAEVYYSLGNLYRATSDNKKASYYFKEAVKHRINHEDALFQLAMITEEEGSFDEILQFYQEFIDQDPYSAGAWYNLGVVYNRLGRFEEAIKAYDYAIIIDDSFASAYFNLGNALMNTEQYELALEAYQNTINCEGANAENCCYMGAAYEKLGNIEGAFKYFKKAAKLDEEYDDAWFGLGMCMLKKEKFFEAIHYFKKALNLNKQSPNYWVGLADAEFNLGNLQASSEAYEEAINLEPGILETYINLSLIYFDQNRFEEAVDVISEGIDELPEEAELYYRMVVFQIKLANYKEAFSYLENALTLAYDRHVVLYELMPELEKQKAMSKIIAQYREENPET, from the coding sequence ATGACAGGAGATCACGATCACGAGTGGGAAAATGATAAAAAGCTGGTAGAGCGGTTTGAAAATTCCCTGAAATCCAATTTAGAATTGTATTTTGAAGAGGAGGAATTAGAGGATATTATCCGATATTATTTTGATCAGCAAAAGTTCCTTAAAGCCTTGAGGGCTAGTGAGTTCTCTTTGGAAAAATTCCCCTATTCAGTAGAGATAAAATTGTTAAAAGCGCAATGCTTGATATTCAATGATGAATTGGAAGAAGGCTTGAGCATATTAGAGAATATCAACAATATTTCTCCTAACAATGAGGATATCCTTTTAGCCTTAGCCAATGCGCATATTTTGGCAGGAAGCCCCCAATACGGTATTGAATTATTGGAAAATTTTCTGCCCTTGGCAGAAGATAAGGCAGAGGTCTATTATTCGCTGGGAAATCTGTACAGAGCGACCAGTGACAATAAAAAAGCATCTTACTATTTCAAGGAAGCGGTGAAGCACCGAATCAATCATGAAGATGCACTTTTCCAGTTGGCAATGATCACGGAAGAGGAAGGATCTTTTGATGAGATTCTTCAGTTCTACCAAGAGTTTATTGATCAGGATCCCTATAGTGCAGGAGCTTGGTATAATTTAGGTGTGGTTTACAACAGGCTCGGAAGATTTGAGGAAGCAATCAAAGCCTATGATTATGCCATCATTATCGATGATTCTTTTGCCTCGGCTTATTTCAATTTGGGTAATGCCTTAATGAATACAGAGCAATATGAACTTGCTTTGGAAGCCTATCAAAATACCATCAATTGTGAAGGTGCCAATGCGGAGAATTGTTGCTACATGGGTGCTGCTTATGAAAAGTTGGGAAATATTGAAGGGGCCTTTAAATATTTCAAAAAAGCAGCGAAGTTGGATGAAGAGTATGACGATGCCTGGTTTGGATTGGGCATGTGTATGTTAAAAAAAGAGAAATTTTTTGAAGCGATTCACTACTTCAAGAAAGCGCTCAATTTGAATAAACAAAGTCCAAATTACTGGGTGGGTCTGGCTGATGCAGAGTTTAACTTGGGTAATTTACAAGCCAGTTCAGAGGCTTATGAAGAAGCTATCAACCTGGAACCCGGTATTTTAGAGACTTATATTAACCTATCGTTGATCTATTTTGATCAAAATAGATTTGAAGAAGCCGTGGACGTGATCAGTGAAGGAATTGACGAACTTCCTGAGGAAGCGGAGCTGTATTATCGTATGGTTGTTTTTCAAATCAAACTAGCCAATTACAAAGAAGCGTTTTCATATTTGGAAAATGCATTAACTTTGGCCTACGATAGGCACGTGGTCTTGTACGAATTAATGCCAGAGCTGGAAAAGCAAAAGGCTATGTCCAAGATCATCGCCCAGTATCGGGAAGAAAATCCTGAGACTTAA
- a CDS encoding phosphosulfolactate synthase encodes MNYELKNIPVRTEKPRTSGFTMAMDKGLSLRATEDFVDSCSDFVDIVKLGWATSYVTKNLSEKIAVYREAGIPVYLGGTLFEAFIVRDQFDDYRRVLDKYGLEYCEVSDGSISLNHDRKCEYISTLAKDVTVLSEVGSKDAAKIIPPYKWIEQMQTELDAGAWKVIGEAREGGNVGLFRDSGEVRQGLVEEILTQIPEERIIWEAPIKAQQVWFIKLLGTNVNLGNISPTEVIPLETIRLGLRGDTFDHFIGEIKL; translated from the coding sequence ATGAATTATGAGCTGAAGAACATCCCTGTACGGACTGAAAAGCCACGTACCTCGGGATTTACTATGGCCATGGACAAAGGTCTGAGCCTTAGAGCAACAGAGGATTTTGTCGATAGCTGTTCCGATTTTGTTGACATCGTCAAACTAGGATGGGCAACTTCCTATGTGACTAAAAATCTTTCTGAAAAGATTGCTGTTTATCGAGAAGCAGGAATTCCGGTTTATTTAGGAGGAACTCTGTTTGAAGCATTTATCGTCAGGGATCAATTCGATGATTACCGAAGAGTGTTGGATAAATATGGATTGGAATATTGTGAGGTTTCCGATGGGTCTATCTCTTTAAACCACGATAGAAAATGTGAATACATTTCCACGCTAGCTAAGGATGTGACGGTATTATCAGAAGTTGGTTCGAAAGATGCCGCCAAGATCATTCCACCCTATAAGTGGATTGAACAAATGCAGACTGAACTGGATGCAGGTGCTTGGAAGGTAATCGGTGAAGCAAGAGAAGGAGGAAATGTTGGTTTGTTCAGGGATTCCGGTGAAGTTAGACAAGGGTTGGTAGAGGAGATTTTAACTCAAATTCCAGAAGAAAGAATTATCTGGGAAGCTCCAATCAAAGCACAACAAGTTTGGTTTATCAAATTGTTAGGTACCAATGTTAACCTTGGAAATATCAGCCCCACTGAAGTGATTCCATTAGAAACAATCCGTCTTGGGTTGCGTGGGGATACCTTCGATCATTTTATAGGAGAAATTAAATTATAA
- a CDS encoding DUF368 domain-containing protein, translated as MDLIKKYFLNYLKGMAMGAADIVPGVSGGSIALITGIYSKLLDSINSFNTKNLKLLLSFHFKPFYKAVNGTFLLSLFLGILTSIFTLSKIITYLMDEHPVPLWSFFCGLILISAFVILKGINRWHFGVVLAIILGTIIAYFVTELPPVSSPDSIWFTFISGSIAICAMILPGISGSFLLLILGKYETILNAVSERDVVTLGVFAFGCLVGILSFSRVISWLLKRYYAVTIGLLSGFMLGSMNKLWPWKNVTAYRTSSSGEEKPFLTENLWPGEYLNQVDQDPQLMYAVLAFLFGIALVIGIERLASILNKS; from the coding sequence ATGGATCTAATCAAAAAATATTTCCTGAATTACCTGAAAGGAATGGCGATGGGTGCCGCAGATATCGTACCCGGTGTTTCCGGAGGTTCCATCGCATTGATTACGGGTATCTACAGCAAGTTGCTGGATAGCATAAACTCATTCAATACGAAGAATTTGAAATTATTGCTATCGTTTCATTTCAAGCCTTTTTATAAGGCCGTCAATGGCACTTTTTTATTAAGCCTGTTTTTGGGAATATTGACCAGTATTTTTACGCTCTCCAAAATCATTACCTATTTGATGGATGAGCATCCGGTGCCGCTTTGGTCCTTTTTCTGTGGATTGATCTTGATCAGTGCTTTTGTCATTCTGAAAGGGATCAACCGCTGGCATTTTGGAGTGGTTTTGGCCATTATTCTCGGTACCATAATCGCCTATTTTGTGACAGAATTGCCTCCGGTCAGTTCTCCGGACTCCATTTGGTTTACCTTTATTTCTGGTTCTATTGCCATATGTGCAATGATTTTACCTGGAATCAGTGGGAGTTTTCTGCTGCTGATCTTAGGAAAATATGAGACCATCTTAAATGCCGTTTCTGAACGCGATGTAGTAACCCTAGGAGTATTTGCCTTTGGCTGTTTGGTAGGGATTTTATCTTTTAGTAGAGTGATCTCCTGGTTATTAAAGAGATATTATGCCGTAACAATCGGATTGCTCTCCGGCTTTATGTTGGGTTCCATGAATAAGCTTTGGCCTTGGAAGAATGTGACAGCATACAGAACTTCTTCTAGCGGGGAAGAAAAACCATTTTTGACGGAAAATCTATGGCCTGGGGAATACTTGAACCAAGTAGACCAGGATCCACAGCTAATGTATGCTGTTCTGGCTTTCCTTTTTGGAATAGCTTTGGTGATAGGAATTGAAAGGTTAGCAAGCATTTTGAATAAATCATGA
- a CDS encoding shikimate dehydrogenase family protein, whose protein sequence is MRKFGLIGYPLGHSFSKKYFTAKFEKEGIEGCQFDLYEIPKIEDFKAVLEENPTLEGMAVTIPYKQQVIPFLDQLDSACEEIGAVNCIKIKDQTLTGYNTDYIGFKHSLELWIGDARPNALVLGTGGASKAVKQALKDLGINFLSVSRTKDSQSISYQDLENDPKILKSHPLIVNCTPLGTYPKVEGIPAIPLEQMGPEILVYDLVYNPAETSLMKACIQAGGRAKNGQDMLELQAEAAWKIWND, encoded by the coding sequence ATGAGAAAATTCGGATTGATAGGATATCCTTTGGGTCATTCATTTTCAAAAAAGTATTTCACTGCAAAATTTGAAAAAGAAGGAATTGAGGGATGCCAGTTTGATTTGTATGAAATCCCAAAGATTGAGGATTTTAAAGCTGTTTTAGAAGAAAACCCTACCCTGGAGGGAATGGCAGTAACTATCCCTTACAAACAGCAGGTCATTCCATTTTTAGATCAGCTGGATTCAGCTTGTGAAGAAATCGGTGCGGTCAATTGTATCAAAATAAAGGATCAAACACTTACTGGTTATAATACGGATTACATCGGGTTTAAACATTCCTTAGAATTATGGATTGGGGATGCAAGACCAAATGCGTTAGTTTTAGGAACTGGTGGCGCCTCAAAAGCAGTAAAACAGGCTTTAAAAGATTTGGGAATCAATTTTCTTTCCGTATCCAGAACTAAGGATTCCCAGTCCATTAGCTACCAAGACCTGGAAAATGATCCCAAGATTTTAAAATCGCATCCTTTAATCGTCAATTGTACTCCACTTGGAACGTATCCAAAAGTGGAAGGAATACCTGCTATTCCATTAGAACAAATGGGCCCCGAGATCCTGGTGTATGATTTAGTATATAATCCTGCTGAGACGAGTTTGATGAAGGCTTGCATTCAAGCTGGAGGGAGAGCAAAAAACGGACAGGATATGCTTGAATTACAGGCAGAAGCTGCATGGAAAATCTGGAATGATTAA
- the purU gene encoding formyltetrahydrofolate deformylase, which produces MNKAILLIQCPDQKGIVAEVSRFLYAYHGNILEIDQHVDEELSLFFMRAAWELDSFSLQKDEIAQKFEEEVGQKFKMDFNVHFNFPRPKMAIFVSKLSHCLFDILARHHAGQLEVDIPLVVSNHQELKSVVEAFGIPYYYIPVSRDTKMEAEKQQLELMKKHDIDFVVLARYMQIISATFISKFPNRIINIHHSFLPAFVGAKPYHAAYERGVKIIGATAHYVTEELDAGPIIEQEVARVRHHNTIPDLVQIGQDVEKVVLSKAIKYHLDRKVLAFKNKTVIFY; this is translated from the coding sequence ATGAACAAAGCAATTCTTCTTATTCAATGCCCTGATCAGAAAGGAATCGTCGCAGAAGTGTCGAGGTTTCTTTATGCATACCATGGAAATATTTTGGAGATTGATCAGCATGTAGATGAGGAATTGAGTTTGTTTTTTATGCGAGCCGCTTGGGAATTGGATTCCTTTTCTCTTCAAAAAGATGAAATCGCCCAAAAATTTGAGGAGGAAGTAGGACAGAAATTCAAAATGGATTTCAACGTTCATTTCAATTTTCCAAGGCCAAAAATGGCCATTTTTGTCAGCAAATTATCCCATTGCCTTTTTGATATTTTGGCCAGGCATCATGCGGGTCAGTTGGAAGTGGATATCCCATTGGTGGTATCTAATCATCAGGAGTTAAAATCCGTCGTAGAGGCTTTTGGTATTCCTTATTATTATATTCCAGTAAGTCGGGATACAAAAATGGAAGCCGAAAAGCAGCAATTGGAGTTGATGAAAAAGCATGATATAGACTTTGTGGTATTGGCCAGGTACATGCAGATTATTTCAGCCACCTTCATCTCAAAATTCCCAAATAGAATCATAAATATTCACCACTCTTTTTTACCTGCCTTTGTGGGGGCTAAACCTTACCATGCTGCTTATGAACGTGGGGTAAAAATCATTGGTGCCACTGCTCACTATGTGACAGAGGAATTGGATGCCGGACCGATCATCGAGCAGGAGGTGGCAAGAGTAAGACATCATAACACCATCCCTGATTTAGTGCAAATAGGACAGGACGTGGAGAAAGTGGTGCTCTCCAAGGCGATTAAATACCATTTAGATAGAAAGGTATTGGCCTTCAAAAACAAAACCGTGATTTTTTACTAA